The DNA segment CTCACATCGGCATCATCGATTCTGTACTTTTTGCTTTCAATACCGATTGTGCTAGTCATACACGAGGGCGCGCACGGAATCGTCGCAACTCTTGAGAAGATAAGAATCAAGACGGGCGGCTTTGCAATATTTATCGCAATGTTTGCAGGCTTTGTAGAGCCGGACGACGAAGAGTTCAACAAGGCAAAAAAGATCTCAAAGCTCCGAGTCATAGGTGCAGGCGCCACATCAAACGTGATATTCGCACTGGCCCTTGGCGCGCTGCTACTTACCAACCCGTTCTTTGCCATCATAGTGCCGGACCCGATAAGGGGCGCATTCTACGAGATACCAGAGGGAGTAACAGTACTTTCCATAATGCCCGGAACCGGGGCAGAAAAGGCAGGACTGTTACCAAATGATATAATCACGTCAATCAACGACATACGGATAGTCACCCCGTTTGACTTTACAAAGGTAAAACTTGCACCGGGGGACACCGCATCAGTGACGGCACTCAGGGGCGGACAGACTGTGAACTTTCAGATACAGATAACTGCGTCACCAGACGATCCCCAGAAGGGGCTAATCGGAATAATCCGGGACAACTCCATTTCCTACAAACCAATCTACAACTTTATCGAGTGGAGCAGCCCCGAGCTGTCGATGTTCCTGCTGTGGCTTTGGATGATCTCGTTTTTCATCGGAATAATCAACATGCTGCCGCTGCCAATTCTTGATGGAGGCAAATTCATCCACAGCATAATAGACAAAAAGATGTCAGACATCATGGTAAACCGCGTCATGTGGGCAATCTACGGCTTTACCTTCGTTTTGTTCGGACTGAACATAGCCCTCTCGTACATGAAATCCGGCTGGTTTACAATCTAGTTGGATTATCGTTAAATTTAGGTCGCCAAAACCATAAACTGTGAAATGCGACAGGTGCGAGAATGCGGCAACATACTCTAGAAAATACTCCGGCGAGAGCCTCTGCTCAGAATGCTTTTCAAACTCTATCCTAAGAAAGGCGGCAAAGACCATCTCAAAGCACAACATGATACAGAACGGCGAGCTTGTCTGCGTCGCAGTCTCCGGCGGAAAGGACTCACTTGCACTATTACACGTATTATCAAAGATGGCAGAGAACCACAACTTTAGAATTCACGCAGTCACAATCGACGAGGGGATACCAGGGTACAGAGAAGAGGCACTGGATATAGTCAAGAACTTTTGCAACAGCCTGGGGGTGAGCCACAGCACATACTCTTACAAGGACTTGTTTGATCTCACACTGGACGAATCCCTGAAGATGCGCGAAAATGAAAAGACATCGTCGTGCTCCATCTGCGGAACATTCCGGAGAAGGGCAATGGACCACGCCGCAAAGGACATCGGCGCAGATGTAATAGCCACAGGACACAACCTTGACGACACGCTGCAGACGTTTCTCATAAACATGACATCTGGCGACACAAACAAGATAGGCTGGATGGACCCAGACACGTCGGAAAACTCGCTCCGAAAGATAAAGCCGTTCTGCGAGATTTACGAGTCCGAGATTGTATTTTACGCATTTACAAACAACCTGCCGTTCCAGACAGAGCCGTGCCCCCACATGAACGAGGGGATACGCACCGAGATACGCGAGTTCCTCAACAGGATGGAGGGCAGCCATTCCGGAATCAAGAACAGCATGTACAAGTCCATTCTCAGGGTATCTCAGATAGTAAAAGAGTCAGACTACAAGGAGAGGATCAAGTGCTCCAACTGCGGGTGCGAGTGCACCGGAAACGTCTGCGCAGTGTGCAAGATGATAGTGGACCTCAAGGACAGATAATCCAAATATAGTATTGTGAAATAATGATATGTGGTAGCAGGTAGGATCGGGGCGCTAGCCGTGCCCTTTTCTGAAACCGGCTCTATGCAGAGGTCAGTAACTGCTGGATAAATCTCTAGGTGGATAATTCCCGCTTGATGTACTGAAATGAAATCACGCCGAAGCGGGTGGATGCAGGGCTGAGATTGTCCGAAGGGATAACGCTCAAGAACGAATTGCCGAAATGGATGAGGTCCGGGAGGGAGCAATCCTAAGGCAAAGTACCCACGCTGCGTCGTCAACGTGGCGGATCTTGTGCATCCTGAGATGGGGTTACCTGTCTAGACTGGAACTGGCAGAGCTGCTACCACTTTCACTAAATCATATTATATTCAGCCGGCAGAATCTCGGTGATGTTTGCAGGACCAAAGCGGACCTATGAGGACTTTAGGAGACAGGTCAGCCCGCAGATATTACCCACATTTGACCTGCTGCGTCAGTACTGCCTCTCCCTTGGAGCAAACATAGTAGAGGACGTACGCGCCCACAGAGTGGTGTTTGGCAAATCGATATCGTTTAGGTGGTTTGCCGATTTGGAGCCTGACGCATCTGGAATCATCATAAAGATTCAACGGGACAGAAAGGAGCCATTCAAAACAGTCACCGTAACAGACAGCCAGAGTTTGGACGAGATAAAACAGCAGATGCAGGACGCCTACAGCAACATACGCTAATACAGAACCTCGAACTTGGTAAACTCTTCTTTTGGCTTTTCGTTTATTATCTCCACGTCCTCGACTCGCGCGTTTGCAGGTCCTGCATGAGACCACTCTACAACAGTGCTGACGCCAAGATCCTCGCCTTCGAGCACCGCCTCAACGCGCCCGTCCTTGAGATTTTTTACCCAGCCAGTCACGTGATTTTTTGTAGCAGTTACCTTCATTGCCTGGCGGAAGAAGACCCCCTGGACCTTTCCCTTTATGAAAAGATGGACGCGCTGCCTTGCCATTTGAGAGGAATCCCATCTTGGCATTAATCAATTTTTAGGATAAAATCTAGACTCTTTCTTTGATTCTGGATCTTCCAGTCTTTCTTGCAGCAATGCTTCCCACTTTGGCTCCAGGCGGTGTGTCCCTTGCCACAGTCGAGCTCTGTCCGACGTGCTGGTGTCGTCCTCCTCCGTGCGGGTGTACGTATGCTGCCTGTGCGACACCTCTGACTATTGGGTACTTGCGTCCCTTGGATCGGTATCGTCTCCACTTGTTTCCTGCATTGAGGAACGGTCTTTCCGATGTTCCGCCCCCTGCCAAGACTCCGATCATTGCGCGGTTTTTAGAGTTTAATGTGACAAAGTTGCCGGACGGCAGCTTTATGATTACGCCGTCCACATTGTGCGAAAATACGGTCGCAGAGCTGCCCGCAGTCTTTGCTATAGCTCCGCCGTCGCCAAAGTGCTTTTCAATGTTGCATACCGTGGTTCCGTCTGGAATATTTTGAATACTGATAACATTGCCGTTTGAGATCTCGGCGTTTAGGCCGAACTTTATGGTGGCACCAACTGCCGTTCCAAGAACTGCAGGAATCATCGATACAGAGCCGTCCTCGAATCGAACCTTTGCAAGAGGCGCGTCACGCCCCCTTTCGTGGACCAGATCGATGACTGTTCCCTCGTGCTGAGCTGCGAGGTCAAAATGCGGGTACTTTGCAGGCGCAACTTTGCCAGTAACTACTGCCCTAAATTGCATGCCTCCTCGGCCACGTCGTCTAACTAGTGGTCGCTTACCCATTTTGGTCATGCAAATGCATTAAGATTTTAAGCTTTGTTTTGGTCGTGGATGAATAACTCCAAAAATATAAAAAATACGCCGAGGTCATAGATATATGAGCCAAAACGCCCTTTCTCTCAAAGTTTTAGAGGCATATACCCGAGACGTGGGTAGAGGCGTAGCTCGAATAGATTATGACTCGATGGACACGCTAAACGCCTCAACTGGCGACGTGATCGAGATAAAGGGAAAGCGCAGAACAGTTGCAAAGTGCCTCCCGCTATACCCGTCCGACGAAGGAAAGGGAATCATCAGAATTGACGGCCTTGGAAGAAACAATGCCGGAATCGCAATAGGCGACACCATCACAGTAAGAAAGATCAAAGCAGTTGCAGCAGAAAAGGTAGTGGTAGCCCCACTTGAGGCAATACCGCCAATCGACGAAAGATACCTTGCGGACGCGCTGGAGAGCGTGCCCCTCATCAAAGGCGATAACGTAATGGTGCCGTACTTTGGAGGAAGGCTGACATTCCAGGTAATCGGAGTGACTCCTGCAGCCGACGCAGTGCTTGTAACTCAAAAGACCGTATTCCACATCGCAGAAAAGGGCGAGACGCTCAGAGGCGTGCCACAGGTGACATACGAGGACATCGGCGGACTGACAGACGAGATTAAAAAAGTAAGAGAGATGATAGAGCTGCCGCTGCGACACCCCGAGATCTTTGAGAAATTAGGAGTAGAGGCACCAAAGGGGGTACTCCTGTACGGACCACCTGGCACCGGCAAGACACTGCTTGCAAAGGCAGTGGCAAACGAAAGCAACGCCCACTTTATCAGCATCTCAGGTCCTGAGATAATGTCAAAGTTTTACGGAGAAAGCGAGGCAAGACTCAGAGAGATATTCAAGGAGGCAAGAGAAAAGGCGCCATCCATCATATTCGTAGACGAGATCGATTCTATTGCTCCAAAGAGAGAGGAGGTAACCGGTGAGGTAGAGCGCCGTGTAGTTTCACAAATGTTATCACTAATGGACGGACTTGAGGCAAGGGGCAAGGTAATCGTCATTGCAGCAACCAACAGGCCAAACGCAATAGACCCGGCGCTTCGCAGGCCTGGCAGGTTTGACAGAGAAATCGAGATCAAGGTGCCAGACAAGAAGGGGCGAAAGGACATCCTCAACATCCACACAAGAAACATGCCGCTTGCAGACGACGTAGACATAGACAAGATAGCATCAGTCAGCCACGGATATGTGGGTGCTGATTTGGAATACCTCTGCAAAGAGGCCGCAATGAAGTGTCTTAGAAGACTGTTACCGGAACTAAACATGGAGGACGAAAAGCTTCCGCCGGAGACACTTGACAAACTAATCGTAAACAACGAAGACTATCAAAAGGCGCTCATCGAGGTGACCCCCTCAGGCATGCGTGAGGTGTTCATTGAAAACCCAGACGTAAAGTGGGACGACATCGGCGGATTAGAGAAGATAAAGCAGGAACTAAAGGAGGCAGTCGAGTGGCCAATGAAATACCCCGTGCTGTACAGCAAACTTGGACACAAGATGCCAAGGGGCATACTTCTGCACGGCCCAAGCGGCGTAGGAAAGACACTGCTTGCAAAGGCAGTGGCAACCGAAAGCGAGGCAAACTTTGTCTCAGTCAGAGGTCCTGAGCTGCTATCAAAGTGGGTAGGAGAATCAGAAAGGGGAATCAGAGAGATATTCAGGCGCGCAAGACAGGCATCACCGTGTGTCATATTCTTTGACGAGATAGACTCTATTGC comes from the Candidatus Nitrosotenuis cloacae genome and includes:
- a CDS encoding site-2 protease family protein; translation: MAWGIILVIAKALKLEKHGFDVKPYSLTYKNAQVQTALTKILGRTRRGIRVFADVSVIAGFIMMGFGFWFLIDNVTKFFDKPEEFSELTVLIPGVTLTSASSILYFLLSIPIVLVIHEGAHGIVATLEKIRIKTGGFAIFIAMFAGFVEPDDEEFNKAKKISKLRVIGAGATSNVIFALALGALLLTNPFFAIIVPDPIRGAFYEIPEGVTVLSIMPGTGAEKAGLLPNDIITSINDIRIVTPFDFTKVKLAPGDTASVTALRGGQTVNFQIQITASPDDPQKGLIGIIRDNSISYKPIYNFIEWSSPELSMFLLWLWMISFFIGIINMLPLPILDGGKFIHSIIDKKMSDIMVNRVMWAIYGFTFVLFGLNIALSYMKSGWFTI
- a CDS encoding TIGR00269 family protein produces the protein MKCDRCENAATYSRKYSGESLCSECFSNSILRKAAKTISKHNMIQNGELVCVAVSGGKDSLALLHVLSKMAENHNFRIHAVTIDEGIPGYREEALDIVKNFCNSLGVSHSTYSYKDLFDLTLDESLKMRENEKTSSCSICGTFRRRAMDHAAKDIGADVIATGHNLDDTLQTFLINMTSGDTNKIGWMDPDTSENSLRKIKPFCEIYESEIVFYAFTNNLPFQTEPCPHMNEGIRTEIREFLNRMEGSHSGIKNSMYKSILRVSQIVKESDYKERIKCSNCGCECTGNVCAVCKMIVDLKDR
- a CDS encoding acylphosphatase, whose translation is MARQRVHLFIKGKVQGVFFRQAMKVTATKNHVTGWVKNLKDGRVEAVLEGEDLGVSTVVEWSHAGPANARVEDVEIINEKPKEEFTKFEVLY
- a CDS encoding 50S ribosomal protein L2, producing MGKRPLVRRRGRGGMQFRAVVTGKVAPAKYPHFDLAAQHEGTVIDLVHERGRDAPLAKVRFEDGSVSMIPAVLGTAVGATIKFGLNAEISNGNVISIQNIPDGTTVCNIEKHFGDGGAIAKTAGSSATVFSHNVDGVIIKLPSGNFVTLNSKNRAMIGVLAGGGTSERPFLNAGNKWRRYRSKGRKYPIVRGVAQAAYVHPHGGGRHQHVGQSSTVARDTPPGAKVGSIAARKTGRSRIKERV
- a CDS encoding CDC48 family AAA ATPase, translating into MSQNALSLKVLEAYTRDVGRGVARIDYDSMDTLNASTGDVIEIKGKRRTVAKCLPLYPSDEGKGIIRIDGLGRNNAGIAIGDTITVRKIKAVAAEKVVVAPLEAIPPIDERYLADALESVPLIKGDNVMVPYFGGRLTFQVIGVTPAADAVLVTQKTVFHIAEKGETLRGVPQVTYEDIGGLTDEIKKVREMIELPLRHPEIFEKLGVEAPKGVLLYGPPGTGKTLLAKAVANESNAHFISISGPEIMSKFYGESEARLREIFKEAREKAPSIIFVDEIDSIAPKREEVTGEVERRVVSQMLSLMDGLEARGKVIVIAATNRPNAIDPALRRPGRFDREIEIKVPDKKGRKDILNIHTRNMPLADDVDIDKIASVSHGYVGADLEYLCKEAAMKCLRRLLPELNMEDEKLPPETLDKLIVNNEDYQKALIEVTPSGMREVFIENPDVKWDDIGGLEKIKQELKEAVEWPMKYPVLYSKLGHKMPRGILLHGPSGVGKTLLAKAVATESEANFVSVRGPELLSKWVGESERGIREIFRRARQASPCVIFFDEIDSIAPIRGAGSETAVTERVVSQLLTELDGMENLRGVIVLAATNRPDMIDPALLRPGRFDKIVQIPLPDKESRKSILDISIRDPSVAYKCMKCGAEYKFDQIPELIPEHTRKALSPNNAKALIGPGISHEDVLREFNIDQSKIAPDEEALIKAYEILGSLPYDTDDRIKERYHEMVKKHHPDTTTGNTDEMTKINNAKQLIDNTSREIKETLRKKILDTPKEILICEKPLTTEMAQKYQAQPGSPCGGKKFTQKYKVPVDYVDLDKLAEMTDGMNGADVASVVNTAVSLVIHEYLDKNPSAEKLEKESENALVTMRHLEDAIKKVKLQKDLKLGQKIAVSYYR